One part of the Haliotis asinina isolate JCU_RB_2024 chromosome 2, JCU_Hal_asi_v2, whole genome shotgun sequence genome encodes these proteins:
- the LOC137272983 gene encoding uncharacterized protein, protein MDLKMIMHLFSACVLICAVVGQCPAPDDTVLSLEPHDSSAVTRSYSSVRRQVSASSSDRMIQMFLNTLENSKCADLNTIPEDNPDLTSRSKSKPVFQVSLAVNGCEPCPPTVHFLGRFYGSCYVIQPQEQQVRYVTCSKTCQQPCMCSRSYCQRTRYSKVWFLSYCTRNVGVGGFQSGLNFRFLYLPQDCMCRNY, encoded by the exons ATGGATCTCAAAATG ATTATGCACCTATTCAGTGCATGTGTGCTGATCTGTGCTGTTGTTGGACAATGTCCGGCTCCAGATGACACTGTTTTGAGCTTGGAGCCCCACGATTCGTCAGCTGTCACACGATCATATTCCTCGGTCAG aagacAGGTATCAGCCTCTTCATCTGATCGGATGATCCAGATGTTCCTCAATACTCTTGAGAACAGCAAATGCGCGGACCTCAACACAATCCCTGAAGACAACCCCGACCTAACATCCAG GTCAAAGTCCAAGCCGGTGTTTCAGGTCAGTCTGGCCGTCAATGGATGCGAGCCATGTCCCCCAACGGTTCATTTCCTCGGTCGCTTCTACGGCAGCTGTTATGTCATCCAACCCCAGGAACAGCAAGTCCGATACGTCACCTGCAG CAAAACATGCCAGCAGCCATGCATGTGTTCCCGGAGCTACTGTCAGAGAACACGCTACTCCAAGGTCTGGTTCCTCTCTTACTGTACGAGAAATGTTGGAGTTGGAGGTTTCCAAAGCGGTTTAAACTTCCGATTCTTGTATCTCCCACAAGACTGCATGTGCAGAAACTATTAA